A genome region from Clostridium pasteurianum includes the following:
- a CDS encoding ABC transporter substrate-binding protein → MKKSFPKILLLFTLILCISFVGCKKSTDKSLTTVRLNEVTRSIFYAPMYVAIKNGYFKDSGINIELSTGEGADKTMQQVLSKNDDIGFCGPEQVIYIYNKHRKDYPIVFAKLTQKDGSFIVGRHADKNFTWKSLKGKTVIGGRPGGVPEMAFEYALKKNGLTPGKDVNIITNINFSTVGGAFKGGTGDYATLFEPTGSLLEQSKSGYINASVGSAAGLLPYTCFFTTKSYMYKNPKIIQNFTNAIYKGQLWMNKHSDKETAELIKSFFPGGTTSLIQNSIKNYKSINAYASDPVLKKGEMDSLMNIIQGYDKDLIKTRPPFNTITNEKFAKEAVKKIK, encoded by the coding sequence ATGAAAAAGAGCTTTCCAAAAATATTACTATTGTTTACTTTAATATTATGCATTTCATTTGTAGGCTGCAAGAAATCAACTGATAAATCACTTACAACTGTACGACTTAATGAAGTTACCCGTTCTATCTTTTATGCTCCAATGTACGTTGCAATAAAAAACGGTTACTTTAAAGATAGCGGCATAAATATTGAGCTTTCTACTGGCGAAGGTGCTGATAAAACCATGCAGCAGGTATTAAGTAAAAATGATGATATAGGTTTTTGCGGTCCTGAGCAGGTTATATATATTTATAACAAACATAGAAAAGATTACCCTATAGTTTTTGCCAAACTCACACAAAAGGATGGTTCTTTTATTGTGGGAAGGCATGCTGATAAAAATTTCACCTGGAAATCTTTAAAGGGTAAAACAGTAATCGGCGGCAGACCTGGCGGAGTTCCTGAAATGGCATTTGAATATGCTCTTAAAAAAAATGGATTAACTCCAGGCAAGGACGTAAATATAATAACCAATATAAACTTTTCCACTGTAGGTGGAGCTTTTAAAGGCGGCACCGGTGATTATGCAACTTTATTTGAGCCTACAGGAAGTCTCTTAGAACAAAGTAAATCTGGATATATCAATGCTTCTGTTGGCTCAGCTGCTGGCTTACTCCCTTATACCTGTTTCTTTACTACTAAATCTTACATGTACAAAAACCCAAAAATAATACAAAATTTCACCAACGCAATTTATAAAGGTCAATTATGGATGAATAAGCATTCGGACAAGGAAACTGCAGAACTTATAAAGTCCTTTTTTCCTGGAGGCACTACTTCTTTAATACAAAACTCTATAAAAAATTATAAGAGTATAAATGCTTATGCTTCTGATCCAGTGCTTAAAAAAGGAGAAATGGATAGTCTTATGAATATAATTCAAGGCTATGACAAAGATTTAATTAAAACTAGGCCTCCATTTAATACCATAACAAATGAAAAATTTGCTAAAGAAGCTGTTAAAAAAATAAAGTAG
- a CDS encoding ABC transporter ATP-binding protein, whose amino-acid sequence MDKVYVKNVSVNYHSVKAETKALKNITFKIENGDFVSIVGPSGCGKSTLLNIIAGLLEPSSGKVYIDNVPVKGVSPKIGYMFQKDNLFQWLNVWDNVALGLKIKKQFNNTTKIKLENLLEKYDLKDFKYHYPNELSGGMRQRVALIRTLVLEPEVLLLDEPFSALDYQTRLNVGSEICQIIKTEGKTAIMVTHDIAEAVSISERILVFSKRPAVLKKEVQINLPAVSPIKRRECPDFSFYFNSVWKEMDDNESEH is encoded by the coding sequence ATGGATAAGGTTTATGTAAAAAATGTATCTGTTAATTATCACTCGGTAAAAGCAGAGACAAAAGCACTAAAGAACATAACCTTTAAAATTGAAAATGGTGATTTTGTAAGTATAGTAGGACCATCTGGATGTGGAAAATCCACACTTTTAAATATAATTGCAGGACTTCTTGAGCCCTCTTCTGGAAAAGTTTATATAGATAATGTTCCTGTAAAAGGTGTCTCTCCTAAAATAGGATATATGTTTCAAAAAGACAACTTATTTCAATGGCTTAATGTATGGGATAATGTAGCTTTGGGTCTTAAAATAAAAAAACAATTTAATAATACTACCAAGATCAAACTAGAAAATTTACTGGAAAAATATGATTTAAAAGATTTCAAATATCATTATCCAAATGAATTATCAGGCGGTATGAGGCAACGAGTTGCTCTTATAAGAACACTAGTTTTAGAACCAGAAGTACTTCTTCTCGATGAGCCATTTTCAGCACTTGATTACCAGACCCGACTAAACGTAGGCAGCGAAATCTGCCAAATTATTAAAACTGAAGGTAAAACAGCTATAATGGTAACTCATGATATAGCTGAAGCAGTTTCAATTTCAGAAAGAATTCTAGTGTTTTCAAAACGTCCTGCTGTGCTAAAAAAAGAGGTACAAATAAACCTTCCAGCAGTCTCCCCTATAAAAAGAAGGGAATGTCCTGATTTTTCATTCTATTTCAACTCTGTTTGGAAGGAGATGGACGATAATGAAAGTGAGCACTGA
- a CDS encoding ABC transporter permease → MKVSTEQLNYMKKLKSDKKKVTITRILILIFIFVLWEIVGDLNIVDPFLISTPSRMIQSLIKIYGEGTLFTHIGITCFETIVGFLLSTVLGTIIAILLWWSDFASKVLDPYLVVLNSLPKIALAPILIFWMGNGIKAIILIAVLISIVVTIISVLNSFKAVDEEKIKLLKTFGATKFQILKNLIIPSSIPTLMSALKINVGLSWVGVIMGEFLVAKEGLGFLIVYGGQISELDMVMMSIIILSILAYLMYLCVALLDKKLAKRY, encoded by the coding sequence ATGAAAGTGAGCACTGAACAGCTTAATTATATGAAAAAACTAAAAAGTGATAAGAAGAAAGTCACTATAACAAGAATTTTAATACTAATTTTCATTTTTGTACTTTGGGAAATAGTTGGTGACTTAAATATAGTAGATCCATTTTTAATAAGTACTCCTTCTAGAATGATTCAAAGTCTGATAAAAATATATGGTGAGGGGACTTTATTTACACACATCGGTATAACTTGCTTTGAAACAATAGTAGGTTTCCTTTTAAGCACTGTCTTAGGCACAATAATAGCAATTCTTCTGTGGTGGTCAGATTTTGCTTCAAAGGTTTTAGATCCTTACCTTGTAGTATTAAACTCTCTGCCTAAAATAGCCTTAGCTCCTATATTAATCTTCTGGATGGGCAACGGTATAAAAGCCATAATATTAATAGCTGTACTCATATCAATTGTAGTAACAATTATATCAGTTTTAAATAGCTTTAAGGCAGTTGATGAGGAAAAAATCAAGCTCCTGAAAACCTTCGGTGCAACAAAATTTCAAATATTAAAAAATCTAATAATTCCGTCTTCAATTCCAACTCTTATGTCTGCCTTAAAGATAAACGTTGGTTTATCATGGGTTGGTGTAATCATGGGAGAGTTCTTAGTTGCAAAAGAAGGGCTTGGTTTTCTAATAGTTTATGGTGGTCAAATTTCAGAGCTAGATATGGTAATGATGAGCATAATAATTCTATCTATTTTAGCTTATCTAATGTATTTATGTGTAGCTCTTTTAGATAAAAAATTGGCTAAAAGATACTAA
- a CDS encoding spore coat protein yields MNTVLENAHKMDILNDHVIASDFLIASKSAIRNYAIAITESVTPEVRTTLKRHLDEAISLHERILNYMMTNGYYQPYNTQEQYKVDMKSTDTALNLNR; encoded by the coding sequence ATGAATACAGTTTTAGAAAATGCACATAAAATGGATATACTAAACGACCATGTTATTGCATCAGATTTTCTAATTGCTTCTAAATCTGCAATAAGAAATTATGCTATAGCAATCACAGAATCAGTTACACCAGAAGTAAGAACAACGTTAAAAAGGCATCTTGATGAAGCTATTAGTCTTCATGAAAGAATTTTAAACTATATGATGACAAATGGCTATTATCAGCCTTACAATACTCAGGAACAATATAAGGTTGATATGAAATCAACTGATACTGCATTAAATTTAAATAGATAA
- a CDS encoding ATP-binding cassette domain-containing protein yields MEELIKLEDVSKSYRNKKILSNINLSIFKGQTLAVIGKNGAGKSTLLKIIAGLSKVSGGRRIVKGDRLKLNIGYVPDRFPKLNFTPHEYILHMGKIEGLSNNHIDKVEKELFNDFNLNSMKDTQIKYLSKGTIQKVAVIQAMLSKPDILLLDEPLSGQDVDSQEKNISILEKLKSEGIAMVLACHEAYLVEKLADKTVKIQNAKMLCFSQDTHKNMFIVFKISEDFDLNLVKSFKGLLNASQNGRLANILVDPKYSDSSIMHLINMGCSIVSVKEG; encoded by the coding sequence ATGGAGGAATTAATCAAATTAGAAGATGTCAGTAAAAGTTATAGAAATAAGAAAATTTTAAGCAATATAAATTTAAGCATTTTTAAGGGGCAGACTTTAGCTGTTATTGGTAAAAATGGTGCAGGAAAAAGTACTTTACTTAAAATAATAGCTGGACTTAGCAAAGTATCAGGGGGAAGAAGAATTGTTAAAGGAGATAGACTTAAATTAAATATTGGTTATGTTCCAGATAGATTTCCAAAACTTAATTTTACTCCTCATGAATATATATTACATATGGGAAAGATTGAAGGCTTATCTAATAATCACATAGATAAGGTGGAAAAAGAGCTTTTTAACGATTTTAATTTAAATTCAATGAAGGATACACAAATAAAATATTTATCGAAGGGAACCATACAAAAGGTCGCAGTTATACAAGCTATGTTGTCAAAACCAGATATATTATTGTTGGACGAGCCACTTTCAGGTCAGGATGTTGATTCACAAGAAAAAAATATTAGTATATTAGAAAAACTGAAATCAGAAGGAATTGCAATGGTTTTAGCCTGTCATGAAGCGTATTTAGTTGAAAAATTAGCGGATAAAACTGTGAAAATACAAAATGCTAAAATGTTATGCTTTTCTCAAGATACACACAAAAATATGTTTATAGTTTTTAAAATAAGTGAAGATTTTGACTTAAATTTAGTCAAAAGCTTTAAAGGATTACTTAATGCAAGTCAGAATGGAAGGCTAGCTAATATATTAGTAGACCCAAAGTACAGTGACAGCAGCATAATGCATTTAATCAATATGGGATGCAGCATTGTTTCAGTGAAGGAAGGGTAA